The following coding sequences are from one Streptomyces sp. NBC_00536 window:
- a CDS encoding bifunctional class I SAM-dependent methyltransferase/NUDIX hydrolase, whose amino-acid sequence MDIEKQTAETWTTYGEHQLTTRPDLPEIERWDWGVTDTGPGIESLGDVEGLRILDLGSGVGRHAARLAGLGTDVTGVDASPTQHERAVTRYPNTPGLRFICADAVAHLQDAAPYDLIYSINGLPFLDPNRLLPALANGLKPGGRLLFSALHTNSAGAGPSTAATPRPEILRLPGTDQTHPVHMWVLTTQLWEDLLAEHGLTLERDTAIDEPQPDNQASYRLYEVRRPQRVPSRQRTGTPPPPRAFVGVGVIIHGPDGVLLGQHRRGTFELPGGSVEPGETFAEAAVRELHEEAGIVADAADTVVLGTLLARVGDIVRVTVPVLVTRWSGVPRQCEETIGAWKFWPRDALPQPLFVPSAQCLTTWDPSLPLDHPAPAAFHSSGPGTA is encoded by the coding sequence ATGGACATCGAGAAGCAGACCGCCGAAACCTGGACCACCTACGGGGAACACCAGCTCACCACCCGCCCCGACCTGCCGGAGATCGAGCGGTGGGACTGGGGCGTCACCGACACCGGGCCTGGCATCGAGAGCCTCGGGGACGTGGAAGGGCTCCGCATCCTCGACCTCGGCAGCGGAGTGGGCCGACACGCCGCCCGCCTGGCCGGTCTGGGCACCGACGTCACCGGCGTGGACGCCTCCCCCACCCAGCACGAGCGCGCCGTCACCCGATACCCGAACACTCCCGGGCTCCGCTTCATCTGCGCCGACGCCGTCGCCCACCTGCAGGACGCAGCCCCCTACGACCTCATCTACTCCATCAACGGGCTGCCGTTCCTGGACCCCAACCGGCTCCTGCCCGCGCTGGCCAACGGCCTCAAGCCCGGCGGGCGCCTCCTGTTCTCCGCACTGCATACCAACTCAGCCGGCGCAGGACCCTCCACGGCCGCCACCCCACGCCCGGAGATCCTGCGGCTGCCCGGCACCGACCAGACCCACCCCGTCCACATGTGGGTCCTGACCACCCAGCTGTGGGAGGACCTCTTGGCCGAGCACGGCCTCACCCTGGAGAGGGACACGGCGATCGACGAGCCGCAGCCGGACAACCAGGCCTCCTACCGGCTGTACGAGGTCCGGCGTCCGCAGAGGGTGCCGAGCCGCCAGCGCACCGGTACTCCACCGCCTCCGCGCGCGTTCGTGGGGGTCGGCGTGATCATCCACGGACCGGACGGCGTCCTGCTGGGCCAACACCGTCGTGGAACCTTCGAATTGCCGGGCGGATCGGTCGAGCCCGGCGAGACCTTCGCCGAGGCCGCAGTACGCGAACTCCACGAGGAGGCCGGCATCGTGGCCGATGCCGCCGACACCGTCGTGCTGGGCACCCTCCTGGCCCGGGTGGGTGACATCGTCCGGGTGACGGTGCCCGTCCTGGTAACCCGGTGGTCCGGCGTACCGCGGCAGTGCGAAGAGACCATCGGAGCCTGGAAGTTCTGGCCCCGGGACGCGCTGCCCCAGCCTCTGTTCGTACCGAGCGCCCAGTGCCTGACCACGTGGGATCCGAGCCTCCCGCTCGACCATCCAGCCCCTGCGGCCTTCCACTCCTCCGGCCCCGGGACTGCCTAG
- a CDS encoding transposase domain-containing protein: MWWRRLLPARLVVHFQLAMALFSSAPYLEVMQHLPEDGASP, from the coding sequence GTGTGGTGGCGTCGGCTGCTGCCAGCCCGGCTGGTGGTGCACTTTCAACTCGCGATGGCGCTGTTCTCGTCCGCGCCGTATCTGGAGGTCATGCAGCACCTGCCGGAGGACGGGGCCTCCCCCTGA
- a CDS encoding class I SAM-dependent methyltransferase, with the protein MTTTATATYWEPLWAGGRRYRQLDGPENRLMGEYLGPGRGRPALDIGCGDGTLTRHLHHQLGYRATGIDCSPSALALAAAQDSPEKPGPLWRCVNVGANDLTCLPDSAYAVITCRLVYRWIDDKAAFVNRVRRLLVPGGTFWVVAEVAGRRRSTDPLQSLGITPADAEILTAGWSVVRTHDLDVLRIHTLHP; encoded by the coding sequence ATGACGACGACCGCGACCGCCACGTACTGGGAACCGCTCTGGGCAGGCGGTCGTCGCTACCGGCAACTCGACGGCCCCGAGAACCGGCTGATGGGCGAATACCTCGGCCCCGGCCGCGGACGCCCGGCCCTCGACATCGGCTGCGGAGACGGCACCCTGACCCGCCACCTCCACCACCAGCTGGGATACCGGGCCACAGGGATCGACTGCTCCCCCAGCGCCCTCGCCCTCGCCGCCGCCCAGGACTCCCCGGAGAAGCCCGGCCCGCTGTGGAGATGCGTCAATGTCGGGGCCAACGACCTGACCTGTCTGCCGGATTCCGCCTACGCGGTCATCACCTGCCGCCTGGTCTATCGGTGGATCGACGACAAGGCAGCCTTCGTCAACCGCGTCCGCCGCCTCCTGGTACCCGGCGGAACCTTCTGGGTCGTCGCCGAGGTCGCTGGCCGCAGGAGGAGCACCGACCCGCTCCAGAGCCTCGGGATCACCCCGGCCGACGCCGAGATCCTCACCGCGGGCTGGTCCGTCGTCCGCACCCACGACCTTGACGTACTCCGCATCCACACCCTGCACCCCTGA
- a CDS encoding low temperature requirement protein A, whose protein sequence is MSTSETTAGTTGNTTEKKVDWAELFFDLVVVFAVTQVSALLHDDHSWAGTGKALLVFVPVYWTWGGTSVYANTHDLGRPLDRLGIFTLGLCGLLMALAVPGAFGDRGVLFGAAYLVARVTLAALVFRRGPLAATPVSVSVVVTGPLLLAGGFLDGPARVALWTLAAAVDLASPRLTRKVLMRVAFDVGHLTERFGLLVIIALGESVVAIGVPVATAPHLAAGPLTAVIVAFVLTCGLWWVYFHFAAGAVRHGMETAAVPVDVMRHVLSYGHLAFIGAIIAVAVGMAEAVAHPADHLHLPVAALLYGGCAAYLAVFGYTRWRMFHTWSTTRLTTAALVLALLPVATTIPALAALTVLAAAVLLLNTVEYTMAARHAAAAPSSA, encoded by the coding sequence TTGAGCACGTCGGAAACAACGGCAGGGACGACCGGGAACACGACCGAGAAGAAGGTCGACTGGGCGGAACTCTTCTTCGACCTGGTGGTCGTCTTCGCCGTCACGCAGGTCTCGGCCCTGCTGCACGACGACCACTCCTGGGCGGGCACGGGCAAGGCGCTCCTGGTCTTCGTCCCGGTCTACTGGACCTGGGGCGGCACGTCCGTCTATGCCAACACCCATGACCTCGGCCGCCCGCTCGACCGGCTGGGCATATTCACCCTCGGCCTGTGCGGCCTGCTCATGGCTCTGGCCGTCCCCGGGGCTTTCGGCGACCGCGGAGTGCTCTTCGGCGCCGCCTACCTCGTCGCACGCGTCACCCTCGCGGCCCTGGTCTTCCGTCGCGGGCCCCTTGCCGCCACCCCGGTAAGCGTGTCCGTGGTGGTCACCGGCCCACTGCTGCTGGCCGGCGGATTCCTCGATGGCCCGGCCCGCGTGGCGCTGTGGACGCTGGCCGCCGCCGTCGACCTCGCCTCGCCCCGGCTGACCCGCAAGGTGCTGATGCGCGTCGCATTCGACGTCGGACACCTGACCGAACGGTTCGGGCTGCTGGTGATCATCGCGCTCGGCGAGTCGGTCGTCGCGATCGGCGTCCCGGTCGCGACCGCCCCGCACCTCGCCGCCGGCCCGCTGACCGCCGTCATCGTCGCCTTCGTCCTGACCTGCGGCCTGTGGTGGGTCTACTTCCACTTCGCCGCAGGCGCGGTGCGCCACGGCATGGAGACGGCCGCGGTTCCGGTCGACGTCATGCGGCACGTCCTGTCCTACGGCCACCTCGCCTTCATCGGCGCGATCATCGCCGTGGCGGTCGGCATGGCCGAGGCCGTGGCCCACCCGGCGGACCACCTCCACCTGCCGGTGGCAGCCCTGCTGTACGGGGGCTGCGCGGCGTACCTGGCCGTCTTCGGCTACACCCGCTGGCGCATGTTCCACACCTGGTCCACCACTCGCCTCACCACCGCCGCCCTGGTCCTGGCCCTGCTCCCGGTCGCCACGACGATCCCGGCCCTGGCCGCCCTCACCGTCCTGGCGGCCGCCGTCCTCCTCCTGAACACGGTGGAGTACACCATGGCGGCCCGCCACGCGGCGGCGGCACCGTCCAGCGCCTGA
- a CDS encoding NADPH-dependent F420 reductase: MRIAVLGTGEVGRRLAGKLVSLGHKVTMGSRTADNADAKKWALETGGAHGTFADAATSAELVVNATGGLVSLAVLEAVGAGNLRGKTIVDVSNALDFSEGFPPRVVTPEGHSVAEQLQKAFPEARVVKTLNTMNNAVMVEPGRIPGHHNVFVSGDDVDAKAETAALLRSFGWEPEQITDLGDLSSARATEAVMALWLRLYGVLGPVDFNLSVVTA, translated from the coding sequence ATGAGGATCGCAGTACTGGGGACCGGCGAAGTCGGGCGGCGGCTGGCCGGGAAGCTCGTTTCGCTCGGGCACAAGGTCACGATGGGGTCCCGCACGGCGGACAATGCCGATGCCAAGAAGTGGGCCCTCGAAACGGGCGGCGCCCACGGCACGTTCGCCGACGCCGCGACCAGCGCCGAGCTCGTCGTGAACGCGACCGGCGGGCTGGTCTCGCTCGCCGTGCTTGAAGCCGTCGGCGCCGGCAATCTGCGCGGGAAGACGATCGTCGACGTGTCCAATGCGCTGGACTTCTCCGAGGGGTTTCCTCCCAGGGTCGTCACCCCTGAAGGCCACAGCGTCGCCGAGCAGCTTCAGAAGGCGTTCCCCGAGGCCCGGGTCGTCAAGACCCTCAACACCATGAACAACGCCGTCATGGTCGAGCCCGGCCGCATCCCCGGTCACCACAACGTGTTCGTCAGCGGCGACGACGTCGACGCCAAGGCAGAGACCGCCGCGCTCCTGCGTTCCTTCGGCTGGGAGCCCGAGCAGATCACCGATCTCGGCGACCTGTCGAGCGCCCGCGCCACCGAGGCCGTGATGGCATTGTGGTTGCGCCTCTACGGGGTGCTCGGGCCGGTGGACTTCAACCTCTCCGTGGTCACTGCCTAG
- a CDS encoding site-specific integrase → MLVVAPSKSDRERVIPMSAELFAVIAAIVRRHTIGGQTIPLLPRYDPKERQSSAPMPFLFQRKIGTKHEVMSDTTVVNMLKRHCVELAEQHPGFLGTSFTPHDFRRLLATELVNSGLPIHIGASLLGHLNLQTTRGYVAVFNEDVVRHYQGFLDRRRQARPADE, encoded by the coding sequence CTGCTCGTCGTTGCTCCCTCGAAGAGCGACCGGGAACGCGTCATCCCCATGTCCGCCGAGTTGTTCGCCGTCATCGCGGCCATCGTCCGCCGCCACACCATCGGCGGCCAGACCATCCCGCTGCTGCCTCGCTACGACCCGAAGGAACGTCAGAGCAGCGCGCCCATGCCGTTCTTGTTCCAACGCAAGATCGGTACCAAGCACGAGGTCATGTCGGACACCACCGTGGTGAACATGCTGAAGCGCCACTGCGTCGAGCTCGCCGAACAGCACCCCGGCTTCCTTGGGACCAGCTTCACCCCGCACGATTTTCGCCGACTCCTCGCCACGGAGCTGGTCAACAGCGGGCTCCCGATCCACATCGGAGCATCCCTACTCGGACATTTGAACCTTCAAACAACTCGTGGTTACGTCGCCGTGTTCAACGAGGACGTCGTCCGGCACTACCAGGGATTTCTCGACCGGCGCCGCCAGGCCAGGCCAGCCGACGAGTAG
- a CDS encoding IS630 family transposase (programmed frameshift): MRYPQGGGLTAERQAFRERVRMEAVAMFAAGRGSTDVAKGLRVSVRSVQRWRQAWKAAGQDAVRSRGPVSRPKLDDRLFALLEEELTKGPVAHGWPDQRWTLARIKTLIGRRFHKSMTLSGVSQMLRRHGWSHQVPVRRAVERDETTVRLGERRVAAPGTTAAALGAWIFFEDEAGFSMTPPTSRTWGRRGTTPVIRVRGRSQRRFSFAAMCCYKPGERSRLIYRPRRHNDHKSGGRKSFAWTEYRDLLIATHQQLGGPIVLVWDNLNVHKDRRMRAFLDAHDWITAYHLPPYAPNLNPVEGIWSILRRTSQANTAFADPDHLIRRLRHGLRQIQYRSDIIDGCLTATGLTLTTPRLQPQ, from the exons ATGAGGTATCCGCAGGGTGGGGGTCTGACCGCGGAGAGGCAAGCGTTCCGTGAGCGGGTCCGGATGGAAGCGGTCGCGATGTTTGCCGCCGGGCGGGGCAGCACGGACGTCGCGAAGGGGTTACGGGTCAGCGTCCGATCGGTTCAGCGGTGGCGGCAGGCATGGAAAGCGGCCGGTCAGGACGCCGTACGTTCCCGTGGCCCGGTGTCCCGGCCGAAGCTGGATGACCGGCTGTTCGCGCTGCTCGAGGAGGAGTTGACGAAAGGTCCGGTCGCTCACGGCTGGCCTGATCAACGATGGACTCTGGCCAGGATCAAGACGCTGATCGGCCGCCGGTTCCACAAGAGCATGACGTTGTCGGGCGTCTCGCAGATGTTGCGGCGGCACGGCTGGAGTCACCAGGTTCCGGTCCGCCGGGCTGTCGAACGTGACGAGACAACGGTG CGGCTGGGTGAACGACGTGTGGCCGCACCTGGAACCACCGCGGCGGCGCTCGGGGCCTGGATCTTCTTCGAAGACGAAGCCGGATTCTCGATGACGCCGCCGACCTCACGTACCTGGGGCCGACGTGGAACCACCCCGGTCATCCGGGTTCGCGGCCGTTCGCAGCGCCGCTTCTCCTTCGCGGCCATGTGCTGCTACAAGCCCGGCGAACGCTCCCGCCTGATCTACCGTCCCAGACGGCATAACGACCATAAGAGCGGTGGCCGCAAGAGCTTCGCCTGGACCGAGTACCGCGACCTCCTCATCGCCACCCACCAACAGCTCGGCGGACCCATCGTCCTCGTCTGGGACAACTTGAACGTCCACAAAGACCGCCGCATGCGGGCCTTCCTTGACGCACACGACTGGATCACCGCCTACCACCTGCCGCCCTACGCACCCAACCTCAACCCCGTCGAAGGCATCTGGTCGATACTTCGCCGGACCAGTCAGGCCAACACGGCCTTCGCCGACCCCGACCACCTCATCCGCCGACTACGACACGGCCTCCGCCAGATCCAGTACCGCAGCGACATCATCGACGGATGCCTCACCGCGACCGGACTCACACTCACGACACCACGCCTACAACCTCAGTAA
- a CDS encoding IS3 family transposase (programmed frameshift): MALKDYSDEFKADAVALYESTPGATYKSIAADLGINRATLREWVLRDRERRGVSASGTKPAAVHRAAAPSEDPDERVRRLEARVAELEASERKLATERDILRKAAKYFGGRDELVTSRFQFVDDHRATYEVKRLCQVMDVNRSSYYKWLAGAEARAARKRQDRVLADEIRRVHGESGGAYGSPRVTAELREMGHRVNEKRVARIMRTFSITGIRLRRRVRTTVPDPASGQVADLFGRDFTATEPGRKLMGDITYLPLQDGTFLYLATVLDCFSRKIVGWSIAGHMRTDLVADALRMAARTRGSLAGAVFHSDHGAQYGSRAYASICDQLKVTRSMGAVGTSADNAACESFHASLKRETLQGGPDYGDADRCRRTVFAWLTRYNTRRRHSTNGHLSPDEYERRHHAAKLTLAA, encoded by the exons ATGGCGCTGAAGGACTATTCGGACGAGTTCAAGGCCGATGCTGTGGCCCTGTACGAGTCCACACCCGGGGCGACGTACAAGAGCATCGCCGCTGACCTGGGCATCAACCGGGCGACTCTGCGGGAGTGGGTGCTGCGGGACCGCGAACGCCGTGGCGTCAGCGCCTCGGGTACGAAGCCGGCTGCCGTCCACCGGGCGGCGGCGCCGTCCGAAGATCCGGACGAGCGGGTCCGGCGGCTGGAGGCGAGGGTGGCGGAACTCGAGGCCAGTGAGCGCAAGCTCGCCACCGAGCGGGACATTCTCCGCAAGGCGGCCAAGTATTTCG GCGGGAGAGACGAACTGGTGACCAGCCGCTTCCAGTTCGTTGACGACCACCGGGCCACCTACGAGGTGAAGCGGCTCTGCCAGGTCATGGACGTCAACCGGTCCAGTTACTACAAGTGGCTCGCCGGCGCCGAGGCCCGGGCCGCCCGGAAGCGCCAGGACCGAGTCCTGGCCGACGAGATCCGCCGGGTCCACGGCGAGTCCGGCGGCGCCTACGGCTCCCCGCGGGTGACCGCAGAGCTCCGCGAGATGGGACACCGGGTCAACGAGAAGCGGGTCGCACGGATCATGCGGACGTTCTCCATCACGGGTATCCGTCTGCGCAGACGCGTCCGAACGACTGTCCCCGATCCGGCATCGGGGCAGGTCGCGGACCTGTTCGGCCGGGACTTCACCGCCACCGAACCCGGGCGCAAGCTCATGGGCGACATCACGTATCTCCCGCTCCAGGACGGGACGTTCCTCTATCTCGCGACGGTACTGGACTGCTTCAGCCGCAAGATCGTCGGCTGGTCCATCGCCGGCCACATGCGCACTGATCTGGTCGCCGACGCCCTGCGGATGGCCGCCCGCACCCGCGGCTCGCTGGCAGGAGCGGTGTTCCACTCCGACCACGGAGCCCAGTACGGATCACGGGCCTACGCCAGCATCTGCGACCAGCTCAAGGTCACCCGGTCGATGGGCGCGGTCGGCACCAGCGCCGACAACGCCGCCTGCGAAAGCTTCCACGCCTCCCTGAAACGCGAGACCCTCCAAGGAGGCCCCGACTACGGCGACGCCGACAGGTGCCGCCGGACCGTCTTCGCCTGGCTGACCCGCTACAACACCCGCCGCCGACACTCCACCAACGGCCACCTCAGCCCCGACGAATACGAACGCCGACACCACGCCGCTAAACTCACACTCGCCGCGTGA
- a CDS encoding DUF4760 domain-containing protein, with product MGIIALVLSGLALLVSGAASVRQLRLARHANTLPVLVDLFREHRSNHLAAARLFVFRDLPHCDPSGGLAGLPEDKQELVRDLAWYYDNLGALVAHGVVDLGPVSGYLGGSVINVWESIAPFIEAERTQREAAQMADISRPQVYFENLYHLVRNNLPATARSAEPLWRLPSA from the coding sequence ATGGGCATCATTGCTCTGGTGTTATCAGGTTTGGCCTTGCTGGTCTCAGGGGCCGCATCCGTACGACAGTTGAGGCTGGCTCGTCACGCCAACACCCTGCCGGTGTTGGTTGATCTCTTCCGTGAACATCGCAGTAACCACCTGGCCGCAGCACGGCTGTTCGTGTTCAGAGACCTGCCCCACTGCGATCCTTCAGGTGGCCTGGCTGGCTTGCCCGAGGACAAGCAAGAGCTGGTGCGGGATCTGGCCTGGTACTACGACAACCTCGGCGCCTTGGTCGCACACGGAGTGGTGGACTTGGGTCCCGTCTCCGGGTACCTGGGCGGATCGGTGATCAACGTGTGGGAGTCCATCGCGCCATTCATCGAAGCCGAGCGAACCCAAAGGGAAGCTGCTCAGATGGCAGACATCTCCCGGCCACAGGTGTACTTCGAGAACCTGTATCACCTGGTCCGCAACAACTTGCCAGCCACTGCCCGGTCAGCTGAACCGTTGTGGCGGCTGCCAAGCGCCTGA
- a CDS encoding recombinase, producing MITINPNMLPRLDEIEVDLLARRARAEAEGWLGEIEGIDLTLSFLRQKRDQTRRLARVAPVDLGIPGIAPRSAARRQ from the coding sequence ATGATCACCATCAATCCGAATATGCTGCCCCGCCTCGACGAGATCGAAGTCGACCTTCTGGCCCGCCGGGCCCGGGCCGAGGCAGAGGGGTGGCTCGGTGAGATCGAAGGGATCGACCTCACCCTGTCCTTCCTGCGCCAGAAGCGGGACCAGACCCGTCGACTCGCCAGGGTCGCGCCGGTCGACCTCGGCATACCCGGCATCGCGCCGCGATCAGCGGCCAGGCGACAATGA
- a CDS encoding RNA polymerase sigma factor — MTQPRITKEAADQVEALWDQEAEGLLRYATVLTNSDAEGGDLVSRTFEAAVLDWATVGPRNPGAQRAWLRRVCKNMWIDGVRRSANLDRLRPELAERYQRAELDPADVALLRQAADHCVRVISSLPTVRRQVAVLYFLEEHPPPVIAELLEIAPSGVRKHVAKARHTLQEELGAFIHDRHETRTALREEASS, encoded by the coding sequence GTGACACAGCCGCGCATCACGAAAGAAGCCGCAGACCAAGTGGAGGCCTTGTGGGACCAGGAAGCCGAAGGGCTTCTCCGATACGCCACTGTGCTCACCAACAGTGACGCGGAAGGGGGAGACCTGGTCAGCCGCACCTTTGAGGCGGCCGTCCTGGACTGGGCCACGGTCGGCCCACGCAATCCTGGCGCCCAGCGGGCGTGGCTACGCCGGGTGTGCAAGAACATGTGGATCGATGGCGTCCGGCGCTCCGCGAATCTCGACAGGCTTCGGCCCGAACTTGCCGAGCGCTATCAACGTGCTGAGCTCGACCCTGCGGATGTAGCGTTGTTGCGGCAGGCGGCGGATCACTGCGTACGCGTGATCAGTAGTCTTCCGACGGTACGGAGACAGGTTGCTGTGCTGTACTTCCTCGAAGAGCATCCCCCGCCGGTGATCGCGGAACTTCTTGAGATCGCGCCTTCCGGCGTCCGCAAGCACGTGGCCAAAGCCCGCCACACACTCCAAGAAGAGCTCGGCGCCTTCATCCATGACCGGCATGAAACACGCACTGCGCTGCGAGAGGAGGCAAGCTCATGA
- a CDS encoding IS3 family transposase: MIRFRFVDEHRNAHRVKRMCDVLGWDRFGYYTWHQNKEARQEKVDEEEVLAHRIREIHTDSRGSYGALRITRKLRDQGSMVNRKRVARIMREREIVGITRRKPRSLTRQDRTAPPAPDLILRDFTVPLPGLKFVGDITCLPTTEGWLYLATVIDLCTREVVGWSMADHMRTELVADAIRMAHAGGHMVGNAIFHSDRGSQCTSNQFRALLGELDIRQSTGRTGSCFDNAAAESFFAVLKAEIGTTVWESRAQARRDVFLWIAEHYNRERIHSTIGYITPYQARVRCDQRLDLAA; encoded by the coding sequence GTGATCCGCTTCCGTTTCGTCGACGAGCACCGGAACGCCCACAGGGTGAAGCGGATGTGCGACGTTCTCGGATGGGACCGCTTCGGCTACTACACCTGGCACCAGAACAAGGAGGCGCGGCAGGAGAAGGTCGATGAGGAAGAGGTGCTGGCCCATCGCATCCGGGAGATCCACACCGATTCCCGGGGATCCTACGGGGCCCTGCGGATCACCCGGAAGCTCCGGGACCAGGGCAGCATGGTGAACCGCAAACGTGTAGCTCGGATCATGCGGGAGCGTGAGATCGTCGGGATAACACGACGGAAACCACGGTCGCTGACGAGACAGGACCGTACGGCGCCGCCGGCACCGGATCTCATCCTGCGCGACTTCACCGTGCCGCTGCCCGGCTTGAAATTCGTCGGGGACATCACCTGCCTGCCGACGACCGAGGGATGGCTGTATCTGGCGACGGTTATCGACCTGTGCACACGGGAGGTCGTGGGCTGGTCGATGGCCGACCACATGCGCACCGAACTGGTCGCGGACGCCATCCGGATGGCCCATGCAGGCGGGCATATGGTGGGTAATGCGATCTTTCACTCGGATCGCGGGTCGCAATGTACCTCCAACCAATTCCGTGCCCTGCTGGGTGAGTTGGACATCCGGCAGAGCACCGGACGCACCGGTTCATGCTTCGACAATGCCGCCGCGGAGAGCTTCTTCGCCGTCCTGAAAGCAGAGATCGGCACGACCGTCTGGGAGTCCCGGGCGCAGGCTCGACGGGACGTTTTCCTGTGGATCGCGGAGCATTACAACCGGGAGCGGATCCACTCGACCATCGGCTACATCACGCCGTACCAGGCGAGGGTCCGCTGCGATCAACGGCTGGACCTCGCGGCATAA